The Anopheles merus strain MAF chromosome 2L, AmerM5.1, whole genome shotgun sequence genome has a segment encoding these proteins:
- the LOC121592818 gene encoding uncharacterized protein LOC121592818 isoform X1 — protein MTIQQQQPNNSSDALHPSSQGQPHRYHLHHDPAYNIITAEADLDYTSDNSVAVLQHHHPSVVHHHPHAHQQQQQQQQQQHHHHYMPSSSSSCDNTKQPTRLGPGGGNSSAGGSCDENTPSVLDVNLDTKKISLAHNGSRLNSPVRFGDERKYGNNHNHHHHHHHHHHGHAGGAGPHSHHIEVYSDGTPGLETSKLEEEISEDDRGPPLPPRPAPRARTTAQRLETASSSSGVRKYVIWCLICGGISSLLGVLFLGIYFLLRSYTSTVGYFETVPTFVPATLLMLTGICIMSLARRRNRYSYLIKLSGACGLASALTCALVTVTTTVLHMSRLQVLRECEYTQKTRTCTCYSVTADKQTESGVDDSVRFVFDSTSDCGVVHGALYSCLRAVFGLSVAGVLVAVFSCMLVYQLLSHERKKMYWEQLELRCRSLYSGQPGGPPGSVLPAGPAMLGGVGGGAGPGLGGGAGRAGNCRCCEQCHAHRSVLPPSAYPWEGDGRFWTPGQAGNFYSPNPGGEEPGVGGRLNASSGRRMPGWSWPRMPWQRNDTAQRLSPHSPDSQYGFSNRAGVTGPMLPAGGTLLGDPGQPRYNVIDQQYGIWGPPPPYSDPNSPARRGRYQYIHPAQCGPPLLDPTSGGGGMAGSPLMQPGAAGPGIAMLECHQHAVMGVDVHGIPQQYVGGGPAALNGQSQQPLPSNYGRGGGGGGGTGGASSSGSNLGGSKRLQQQTTTSYCKPQSKEAYENTPSDSDGPGRDRFSNTLPARKAKKRVEAGAKSIGPANNSNSQSTGSGGGGGRVNVQNVFGANGGPGSLETSENEYNEPNLPPATGGGAGVDEPARGSPSHGLVHVAPHVSHPPRNRRPKLPNAGGIENGAFQTVETLEAEAAGGKLLEPTESEVYFADVSSCCNMSVKNDNYYEDANQRRKKEKQQQQQDQADEYIAQRFGKREASVRSRQPFPQSAVHGGGLGEKPPVMPRSSLLPKDHSRQSMCSMDSGERTDYTDLSPATPSTNFPSIGGGPAGGKSHQQQQQPQQTSATDGNFIASYPYSSNEQSQEAHRRSTKNLHDIFLAPDSQYEVMKELHRFKSTPLTLTPFEPPPDGGRSSTSLCQDLPPGPFGAGTSASAATTATATTTTSSHSTKPKSPKNLNITPIKRQSLGTNISSIIQNLSGSDVGLLYPEGRTHGAYHSGGGGIGSSDGSSSNGEGTIAVTVTGSRRTAPVDVNDSISSNEDNEDHPSSEGERRRAASDRRL, from the exons ATGACgatacagcagcaacagccaaaCAACAGCAGTGACGCGCTGCATCCATCGTCACAGGGTCAACCGCATCGTTATCATTTGCATCATGATCCGGCGTACAACATCATCACCGCCGAGGCCGATCTCGATTACACCAGTGACAACAGTGTAGCGGTACTGCAGCACCATCATCCCTCGGTggttcatcatcatcctcacgcccatcagcagcagcagcagcagcagcagcagcaacaccaccatcactacATGCCATCGAGCTCCAGTTCCTGTGATAATACCAAACAACCGACCCGGCTGGGTCCGGGTGGCGGCAACTCGAGTGCTGGTGGTTCCTGCGACGAGAATACGCCCAGCGTTTTGGATGTTAATCTTGACACGAAGAAGATTTCACT TGCCCACAATGGCTCAAGACTGAACTCACCGGTTCGCTTCGGCGACGAGCGGAAGTATGGGAACAAtcacaaccatcatcatcaccatcatcatcaccatcatggGCACGCTGGTGGTGCGGGCCCCCACAGCCATCACATCGAGGTGTACAGCGACGGTACGCCCGGTCTCGAGACTAGCAAGCTGGAAGAGGAGATCTCCGAGGATGATCGGGGGCCACCGCTACCTCCCCGACCGGCACCCCGCGCTCGCACCACCGCCCAGCGGCTTGAAACGG CTTCCTCATCGTCCGGCGTGCGGAAGTACGTCATCTGGTGTCTGATATGTGGCGGCATCTCCAGCCTGCTCGGGGTGCTCTTTCTCGGCATCTACTTCCTGCTGCGATCGTACACCAGCACGGTCGGCTACTTCGAAACGGTGCCAACGTTCGTCCCTGCTACGCTG CTCATGCTGACGGGTATCTGCATTATGAGTTTGGCGAGACGTCGCAACCGGTACAGCTACTTG ATAAAACTGTCTGGTGCGTGTGGGCTAGCGTCGGCTCTAACCTGCGCCCTGGTGACGGTCACCACGACCGTCCTGCACATGAGCCGGCTGCAGGTGTTGCGCGAGTGCGAGTACACGCAAAAGACGCGCACCTGCACCTGCTACTCGGTGACGGCCGACAAGCAGACGGAGTCGGGCGTGGACGATAGTGTCCGGTTCGTGTTCGACTCGACCTCCGACTGTGGCGTCGTGCATGGGGCACTGTACTCCTGCTTGCGGGCCGTCTTTGGCCTGTCGGTGGCGGGTGTGTTGGTGGCCGTGTTTAGCTGCATGCTCGTGTACCAGCTGCTGAGCCATGAGCGGAAAAAGATGTACTGGGAGCAGCTGGAGTTGCGATGTCGCTCGCTGTACTCGGGCCAACCGGGTGGTCCTCCCGGGTCGGTGCTACCGGCCGGTCCGGCCATGCTTGGTGGGGTCGGTGGCGGTGCTGGTCCGGGGCTTGGAGGAGGTGCAGGACGGGCGGGCAATTGTCGGTGCTGTGAGCAGTGCCATGCGCATCGGAGCGTACTGCCACCGTCGGCCTACCCGTGGGAAGGGGACGGTCGCTTCTGGACGCCGGGTCAGGCGGGCAACTTTTACTCGCCCAATCCGGGCGGGGAGGAACCGGGCGTCGGGGGTCGATTGAATGCGTCGAGCGGACGGCGTATGCCGGGCTGGAGCTGGCCCCGCATGCCCTGGCAGCGGAACGATACCGCGCAACGGTTGTCCCCGCACAGTCCCGACTCGCAGTACGGGTTTTCGAACCGGGCGGGAGTGACGGGACCGATGCTACCGGCCGGCGGTACCCTGCTCGGTGATCCGGGACAGCCGCGGTACAACGTGATCGATCAGCAGTACGGGATTTGGGGTCCACCGCCACCGTACAGCGACCCGAACAGTCCGGCCCGGCGTGGTCGCTATCAGTACATCCATCCGGCGCAGTGTGGCCCGCCGCTGCTAGATCCgaccagtggtggtggtggcatggCAGGTTCACCGCTTATGCAGCCGGGTGCCGCCGGACCAGGGATTGCCATGCTGGAGTGCCATCAGCACGCGGTGATGGGCGTGGACGTGCACGGCATCCCGCAGCAGTACGTCGGTGGAGGACCAGCGGCACTGAATGGGCAGAGCCAACAGCCACTTCCTTCCAATTATGGCCggggtggaggtggtggcggcggtacCGGAGGAGCCTCTTCCAGTGGGAGCAATCTCGGTGGCAGCAAACGGCTGCAACAGCAGACGACGACCAGCTACTGCAAACCACAGTCGAAGGAAGCGTACGAAAACACACCCTCCGATAGTGACGGTCCAGGGCGGGATCGGTTTTCCAACACACTGCCCGCACGCAAGGCGAAAAAACGGGTAGAGGCGGGCGCCAAGAGTATCGGACCagccaacaacagcaacagtcaGTCGACGGGTAGTGGGGGCGGTGGTGGCCGGGTGAATGTACAAAACGTGTTCGGTGCAAACGGTGGTCCCGGTTCGCTCGAAACGTCCGAGAACGAGTACAACGAACCGAACCTACCTCCTGCCACCGGAGGAGGAGCAGGTGTGGATGAGCCGGCACGGGGCTCCCCATCGCATGGGCTAGTGCACGTTGCCCCGCACGTCTCCCATCCACCGCGCAACCGGCGCCCAAAACTCCCCAACGCAGGCGGCATCGAGAACGGCGCCTTCCAGACGGTGGAAACGCTCGAGGCCGAGGCGGCCGGCGGTAAGCTGCTCGAGCCGACCGAGTCCGAGGTGTACTTTGCGGACGTGAGCAGCTGCTGCAACATGTCGGTCAAGAACGACAACTACTACGAAGATGCCAACCAAAGACGCAAAAAGgagaaacagcagcagcagcaagaccAAGCGGACGAGTACATCGCTCAGCGGTTTGGGAAGCGCGAGGCATCGGTGCGGAGCCGGCAACCGTTCCCCCAATCGGCGGTGCATGGCGGTGGGCTGGGTGAGAAGCCTCCCGTCATGCCGCGGTCGTCCCTGCTGCCGAAGGACCACTCCCGCCAGAGCATGTGCTCGATGGATTCGGGCGAGCGAACGGACTACACCGATCTGTCCCCTGCCACACCCAGTACAAACTTCCCATCGATCGGTGGTGGTCCGGCTGGTGGGAAatcgcaccagcagcaacagcaaccgcaGCAAACCTCAGCGACCGATGGCAACTTTATCGCCTCCTACCCGTACTCGTCGAACGAGCAGAGCCAGGAGGCGCACCGGCGGTCGACGAAAAACCTGCACGACATCTTCCTGGCGCCCGACTCGCAGTACGAGGTAATGAAGGAATTGCATAGGTTTAAGTCGACACCACTAACGCTAACACCCTTCGAACCGCCGCCGGACGGTGGTCGCTCATCCACTTCGCTCTGCCAGGACCTGCCGCCGGGACCGTTTGGTGCGGGGACGTCGGCGTCGGcggcgacgacggcgacggcgacgacAACGACCAGCAGCCATTCGACGAAGCCGAAATCGCCCAAGAATCTCAACATCACGCCAATTAAGCGGCAGAGCCTGGGCACGAACATCAGCTCGATCATCCAGAACCTGAGCGGCAGCGACGTGGGGTTGCTGTATCCGGAGGGACGGACCCATGGCGCGTACCATAGCGGGGGCGGTGGTATCGGCTCGTCGGACGGTTCTTCCTCCAACGGAGAGGGCACGATCGCGGTGACGGTGACGGGCAGTCGCCGGACGGCACCGGTGGACGTGAACGACAGCATTAGCAGCAACGAGGACAATGAGGATCATCCGTCGAGCGAGGGTGAGCGGAGACGGGCGGCCAGTGATCGGCGGTTGTGA
- the LOC121592818 gene encoding uncharacterized protein LOC121592818 isoform X2, producing the protein MTIQQQQPNNSSDALHPSSQGQPHRYHLHHDPAYNIITAEADLDYTSDNSVAVLQHHHPSVVHHHPHAHQQQQQQQQQQHHHHYMPSSSSSCDNTKQPTRLGPGGGNSSAGGSCDENTPSVLDVNLDTKKISLAHNGSRLNSPVRFGDERKYGNNHNHHHHHHHHHHGHAGGAGPHSHHIEVYSDGTPGLETSKLEEEISEDDRGPPLPPRPAPRARTTAQRLETASSSSGVRKYVIWCLICGGISSLLGVLFLGIYFLLRSYTSTVGYFETVPTFVPATLLMLTGICIMSLARRRNRYSYLIKLSGACGLASALTCALVTVTTTVLHMSRLQVLRECEYTQKTRTCTCYSVTADKQTESGVDDSVRFVFDSTSDCGVVHGALYSCLRAVFGLSVAGVLVAVFSCMLVYQLLSHERKKMYWEQLELRCRSLYSGQPGGPPGSVLPAGPAMLGGVGGGAGPGLGGGAGRAGNCRCCEQCHAHRSVLPPSAYPWEGDGRFWTPGQAGNFYSPNPGGEEPGVGGRLNASSGRRMPGWSWPRMPWQRNDTAQRLSPHSPDSQYGFSNRAGVTGPMLPAGGTLLGDPGQPRYNVIDQQYGIWGPPPPYSDPNSPARRGRYQYIHPAQCGPPLLDPTSGGGGMAGSPLMQPGAAGPGIAMLECHQHAVMGVDVHGIPQQYVGGGPAALNGQSQQPLPSNYGRGGGGGGGTGGASSSGSNLGGSKRLQQQTTTSYCKPQSKEAYENTPSDSDGPGRDRFSNTLPARKAKKRVEAGAKSIGPANNSNSQSTGSGGGGGRVNVQNVFGANGGPGSLETSENEYNEPNLPPATGGGAGVDEPARGSPSHGLVHVAPHVSHPPRNRRPKLPNAGGIENGAFQTVETLEAEAAGGKLLEPTESEVYFADVSSCCNMSVKNDNYYEDANQRRKKEKQQQQQDQADEYIAQRFGKREASVRSRQPFPQSAVHGGGLGEKPPVMPRSSLLPKDHSRQSMCSMDSGERTDYTDLSPATPSTNFPSIGGGPAGGKSHQQQQQPQQTSATDGNFIASYPYSSNEQSQEAHRRSTKNLHDIFLAPDSQYEDLPPGPFGAGTSASAATTATATTTTSSHSTKPKSPKNLNITPIKRQSLGTNISSIIQNLSGSDVGLLYPEGRTHGAYHSGGGGIGSSDGSSSNGEGTIAVTVTGSRRTAPVDVNDSISSNEDNEDHPSSEGERRRAASDRRL; encoded by the exons ATGACgatacagcagcaacagccaaaCAACAGCAGTGACGCGCTGCATCCATCGTCACAGGGTCAACCGCATCGTTATCATTTGCATCATGATCCGGCGTACAACATCATCACCGCCGAGGCCGATCTCGATTACACCAGTGACAACAGTGTAGCGGTACTGCAGCACCATCATCCCTCGGTggttcatcatcatcctcacgcccatcagcagcagcagcagcagcagcagcagcaacaccaccatcactacATGCCATCGAGCTCCAGTTCCTGTGATAATACCAAACAACCGACCCGGCTGGGTCCGGGTGGCGGCAACTCGAGTGCTGGTGGTTCCTGCGACGAGAATACGCCCAGCGTTTTGGATGTTAATCTTGACACGAAGAAGATTTCACT TGCCCACAATGGCTCAAGACTGAACTCACCGGTTCGCTTCGGCGACGAGCGGAAGTATGGGAACAAtcacaaccatcatcatcaccatcatcatcaccatcatggGCACGCTGGTGGTGCGGGCCCCCACAGCCATCACATCGAGGTGTACAGCGACGGTACGCCCGGTCTCGAGACTAGCAAGCTGGAAGAGGAGATCTCCGAGGATGATCGGGGGCCACCGCTACCTCCCCGACCGGCACCCCGCGCTCGCACCACCGCCCAGCGGCTTGAAACGG CTTCCTCATCGTCCGGCGTGCGGAAGTACGTCATCTGGTGTCTGATATGTGGCGGCATCTCCAGCCTGCTCGGGGTGCTCTTTCTCGGCATCTACTTCCTGCTGCGATCGTACACCAGCACGGTCGGCTACTTCGAAACGGTGCCAACGTTCGTCCCTGCTACGCTG CTCATGCTGACGGGTATCTGCATTATGAGTTTGGCGAGACGTCGCAACCGGTACAGCTACTTG ATAAAACTGTCTGGTGCGTGTGGGCTAGCGTCGGCTCTAACCTGCGCCCTGGTGACGGTCACCACGACCGTCCTGCACATGAGCCGGCTGCAGGTGTTGCGCGAGTGCGAGTACACGCAAAAGACGCGCACCTGCACCTGCTACTCGGTGACGGCCGACAAGCAGACGGAGTCGGGCGTGGACGATAGTGTCCGGTTCGTGTTCGACTCGACCTCCGACTGTGGCGTCGTGCATGGGGCACTGTACTCCTGCTTGCGGGCCGTCTTTGGCCTGTCGGTGGCGGGTGTGTTGGTGGCCGTGTTTAGCTGCATGCTCGTGTACCAGCTGCTGAGCCATGAGCGGAAAAAGATGTACTGGGAGCAGCTGGAGTTGCGATGTCGCTCGCTGTACTCGGGCCAACCGGGTGGTCCTCCCGGGTCGGTGCTACCGGCCGGTCCGGCCATGCTTGGTGGGGTCGGTGGCGGTGCTGGTCCGGGGCTTGGAGGAGGTGCAGGACGGGCGGGCAATTGTCGGTGCTGTGAGCAGTGCCATGCGCATCGGAGCGTACTGCCACCGTCGGCCTACCCGTGGGAAGGGGACGGTCGCTTCTGGACGCCGGGTCAGGCGGGCAACTTTTACTCGCCCAATCCGGGCGGGGAGGAACCGGGCGTCGGGGGTCGATTGAATGCGTCGAGCGGACGGCGTATGCCGGGCTGGAGCTGGCCCCGCATGCCCTGGCAGCGGAACGATACCGCGCAACGGTTGTCCCCGCACAGTCCCGACTCGCAGTACGGGTTTTCGAACCGGGCGGGAGTGACGGGACCGATGCTACCGGCCGGCGGTACCCTGCTCGGTGATCCGGGACAGCCGCGGTACAACGTGATCGATCAGCAGTACGGGATTTGGGGTCCACCGCCACCGTACAGCGACCCGAACAGTCCGGCCCGGCGTGGTCGCTATCAGTACATCCATCCGGCGCAGTGTGGCCCGCCGCTGCTAGATCCgaccagtggtggtggtggcatggCAGGTTCACCGCTTATGCAGCCGGGTGCCGCCGGACCAGGGATTGCCATGCTGGAGTGCCATCAGCACGCGGTGATGGGCGTGGACGTGCACGGCATCCCGCAGCAGTACGTCGGTGGAGGACCAGCGGCACTGAATGGGCAGAGCCAACAGCCACTTCCTTCCAATTATGGCCggggtggaggtggtggcggcggtacCGGAGGAGCCTCTTCCAGTGGGAGCAATCTCGGTGGCAGCAAACGGCTGCAACAGCAGACGACGACCAGCTACTGCAAACCACAGTCGAAGGAAGCGTACGAAAACACACCCTCCGATAGTGACGGTCCAGGGCGGGATCGGTTTTCCAACACACTGCCCGCACGCAAGGCGAAAAAACGGGTAGAGGCGGGCGCCAAGAGTATCGGACCagccaacaacagcaacagtcaGTCGACGGGTAGTGGGGGCGGTGGTGGCCGGGTGAATGTACAAAACGTGTTCGGTGCAAACGGTGGTCCCGGTTCGCTCGAAACGTCCGAGAACGAGTACAACGAACCGAACCTACCTCCTGCCACCGGAGGAGGAGCAGGTGTGGATGAGCCGGCACGGGGCTCCCCATCGCATGGGCTAGTGCACGTTGCCCCGCACGTCTCCCATCCACCGCGCAACCGGCGCCCAAAACTCCCCAACGCAGGCGGCATCGAGAACGGCGCCTTCCAGACGGTGGAAACGCTCGAGGCCGAGGCGGCCGGCGGTAAGCTGCTCGAGCCGACCGAGTCCGAGGTGTACTTTGCGGACGTGAGCAGCTGCTGCAACATGTCGGTCAAGAACGACAACTACTACGAAGATGCCAACCAAAGACGCAAAAAGgagaaacagcagcagcagcaagaccAAGCGGACGAGTACATCGCTCAGCGGTTTGGGAAGCGCGAGGCATCGGTGCGGAGCCGGCAACCGTTCCCCCAATCGGCGGTGCATGGCGGTGGGCTGGGTGAGAAGCCTCCCGTCATGCCGCGGTCGTCCCTGCTGCCGAAGGACCACTCCCGCCAGAGCATGTGCTCGATGGATTCGGGCGAGCGAACGGACTACACCGATCTGTCCCCTGCCACACCCAGTACAAACTTCCCATCGATCGGTGGTGGTCCGGCTGGTGGGAAatcgcaccagcagcaacagcaaccgcaGCAAACCTCAGCGACCGATGGCAACTTTATCGCCTCCTACCCGTACTCGTCGAACGAGCAGAGCCAGGAGGCGCACCGGCGGTCGACGAAAAACCTGCACGACATCTTCCTGGCGCCCGACTCGCAGTACGAG GACCTGCCGCCGGGACCGTTTGGTGCGGGGACGTCGGCGTCGGcggcgacgacggcgacggcgacgacAACGACCAGCAGCCATTCGACGAAGCCGAAATCGCCCAAGAATCTCAACATCACGCCAATTAAGCGGCAGAGCCTGGGCACGAACATCAGCTCGATCATCCAGAACCTGAGCGGCAGCGACGTGGGGTTGCTGTATCCGGAGGGACGGACCCATGGCGCGTACCATAGCGGGGGCGGTGGTATCGGCTCGTCGGACGGTTCTTCCTCCAACGGAGAGGGCACGATCGCGGTGACGGTGACGGGCAGTCGCCGGACGGCACCGGTGGACGTGAACGACAGCATTAGCAGCAACGAGGACAATGAGGATCATCCGTCGAGCGAGGGTGAGCGGAGACGGGCGGCCAGTGATCGGCGGTTGTGA
- the LOC121592818 gene encoding uncharacterized protein LOC121592818 isoform X4, whose translation MERIEVGLRWLQIEIEASSSSGVRKYVIWCLICGGISSLLGVLFLGIYFLLRSYTSTVGYFETVPTFVPATLLMLTGICIMSLARRRNRYSYLIKLSGACGLASALTCALVTVTTTVLHMSRLQVLRECEYTQKTRTCTCYSVTADKQTESGVDDSVRFVFDSTSDCGVVHGALYSCLRAVFGLSVAGVLVAVFSCMLVYQLLSHERKKMYWEQLELRCRSLYSGQPGGPPGSVLPAGPAMLGGVGGGAGPGLGGGAGRAGNCRCCEQCHAHRSVLPPSAYPWEGDGRFWTPGQAGNFYSPNPGGEEPGVGGRLNASSGRRMPGWSWPRMPWQRNDTAQRLSPHSPDSQYGFSNRAGVTGPMLPAGGTLLGDPGQPRYNVIDQQYGIWGPPPPYSDPNSPARRGRYQYIHPAQCGPPLLDPTSGGGGMAGSPLMQPGAAGPGIAMLECHQHAVMGVDVHGIPQQYVGGGPAALNGQSQQPLPSNYGRGGGGGGGTGGASSSGSNLGGSKRLQQQTTTSYCKPQSKEAYENTPSDSDGPGRDRFSNTLPARKAKKRVEAGAKSIGPANNSNSQSTGSGGGGGRVNVQNVFGANGGPGSLETSENEYNEPNLPPATGGGAGVDEPARGSPSHGLVHVAPHVSHPPRNRRPKLPNAGGIENGAFQTVETLEAEAAGGKLLEPTESEVYFADVSSCCNMSVKNDNYYEDANQRRKKEKQQQQQDQADEYIAQRFGKREASVRSRQPFPQSAVHGGGLGEKPPVMPRSSLLPKDHSRQSMCSMDSGERTDYTDLSPATPSTNFPSIGGGPAGGKSHQQQQQPQQTSATDGNFIASYPYSSNEQSQEAHRRSTKNLHDIFLAPDSQYEVMKELHRFKSTPLTLTPFEPPPDGGRSSTSLCQDLPPGPFGAGTSASAATTATATTTTSSHSTKPKSPKNLNITPIKRQSLGTNISSIIQNLSGSDVGLLYPEGRTHGAYHSGGGGIGSSDGSSSNGEGTIAVTVTGSRRTAPVDVNDSISSNEDNEDHPSSEGERRRAASDRRL comes from the exons ATGGAACGAATCGAAGTTGGGTTGCGATGGCTTCAAATTGAAATCGAAG CTTCCTCATCGTCCGGCGTGCGGAAGTACGTCATCTGGTGTCTGATATGTGGCGGCATCTCCAGCCTGCTCGGGGTGCTCTTTCTCGGCATCTACTTCCTGCTGCGATCGTACACCAGCACGGTCGGCTACTTCGAAACGGTGCCAACGTTCGTCCCTGCTACGCTG CTCATGCTGACGGGTATCTGCATTATGAGTTTGGCGAGACGTCGCAACCGGTACAGCTACTTG ATAAAACTGTCTGGTGCGTGTGGGCTAGCGTCGGCTCTAACCTGCGCCCTGGTGACGGTCACCACGACCGTCCTGCACATGAGCCGGCTGCAGGTGTTGCGCGAGTGCGAGTACACGCAAAAGACGCGCACCTGCACCTGCTACTCGGTGACGGCCGACAAGCAGACGGAGTCGGGCGTGGACGATAGTGTCCGGTTCGTGTTCGACTCGACCTCCGACTGTGGCGTCGTGCATGGGGCACTGTACTCCTGCTTGCGGGCCGTCTTTGGCCTGTCGGTGGCGGGTGTGTTGGTGGCCGTGTTTAGCTGCATGCTCGTGTACCAGCTGCTGAGCCATGAGCGGAAAAAGATGTACTGGGAGCAGCTGGAGTTGCGATGTCGCTCGCTGTACTCGGGCCAACCGGGTGGTCCTCCCGGGTCGGTGCTACCGGCCGGTCCGGCCATGCTTGGTGGGGTCGGTGGCGGTGCTGGTCCGGGGCTTGGAGGAGGTGCAGGACGGGCGGGCAATTGTCGGTGCTGTGAGCAGTGCCATGCGCATCGGAGCGTACTGCCACCGTCGGCCTACCCGTGGGAAGGGGACGGTCGCTTCTGGACGCCGGGTCAGGCGGGCAACTTTTACTCGCCCAATCCGGGCGGGGAGGAACCGGGCGTCGGGGGTCGATTGAATGCGTCGAGCGGACGGCGTATGCCGGGCTGGAGCTGGCCCCGCATGCCCTGGCAGCGGAACGATACCGCGCAACGGTTGTCCCCGCACAGTCCCGACTCGCAGTACGGGTTTTCGAACCGGGCGGGAGTGACGGGACCGATGCTACCGGCCGGCGGTACCCTGCTCGGTGATCCGGGACAGCCGCGGTACAACGTGATCGATCAGCAGTACGGGATTTGGGGTCCACCGCCACCGTACAGCGACCCGAACAGTCCGGCCCGGCGTGGTCGCTATCAGTACATCCATCCGGCGCAGTGTGGCCCGCCGCTGCTAGATCCgaccagtggtggtggtggcatggCAGGTTCACCGCTTATGCAGCCGGGTGCCGCCGGACCAGGGATTGCCATGCTGGAGTGCCATCAGCACGCGGTGATGGGCGTGGACGTGCACGGCATCCCGCAGCAGTACGTCGGTGGAGGACCAGCGGCACTGAATGGGCAGAGCCAACAGCCACTTCCTTCCAATTATGGCCggggtggaggtggtggcggcggtacCGGAGGAGCCTCTTCCAGTGGGAGCAATCTCGGTGGCAGCAAACGGCTGCAACAGCAGACGACGACCAGCTACTGCAAACCACAGTCGAAGGAAGCGTACGAAAACACACCCTCCGATAGTGACGGTCCAGGGCGGGATCGGTTTTCCAACACACTGCCCGCACGCAAGGCGAAAAAACGGGTAGAGGCGGGCGCCAAGAGTATCGGACCagccaacaacagcaacagtcaGTCGACGGGTAGTGGGGGCGGTGGTGGCCGGGTGAATGTACAAAACGTGTTCGGTGCAAACGGTGGTCCCGGTTCGCTCGAAACGTCCGAGAACGAGTACAACGAACCGAACCTACCTCCTGCCACCGGAGGAGGAGCAGGTGTGGATGAGCCGGCACGGGGCTCCCCATCGCATGGGCTAGTGCACGTTGCCCCGCACGTCTCCCATCCACCGCGCAACCGGCGCCCAAAACTCCCCAACGCAGGCGGCATCGAGAACGGCGCCTTCCAGACGGTGGAAACGCTCGAGGCCGAGGCGGCCGGCGGTAAGCTGCTCGAGCCGACCGAGTCCGAGGTGTACTTTGCGGACGTGAGCAGCTGCTGCAACATGTCGGTCAAGAACGACAACTACTACGAAGATGCCAACCAAAGACGCAAAAAGgagaaacagcagcagcagcaagaccAAGCGGACGAGTACATCGCTCAGCGGTTTGGGAAGCGCGAGGCATCGGTGCGGAGCCGGCAACCGTTCCCCCAATCGGCGGTGCATGGCGGTGGGCTGGGTGAGAAGCCTCCCGTCATGCCGCGGTCGTCCCTGCTGCCGAAGGACCACTCCCGCCAGAGCATGTGCTCGATGGATTCGGGCGAGCGAACGGACTACACCGATCTGTCCCCTGCCACACCCAGTACAAACTTCCCATCGATCGGTGGTGGTCCGGCTGGTGGGAAatcgcaccagcagcaacagcaaccgcaGCAAACCTCAGCGACCGATGGCAACTTTATCGCCTCCTACCCGTACTCGTCGAACGAGCAGAGCCAGGAGGCGCACCGGCGGTCGACGAAAAACCTGCACGACATCTTCCTGGCGCCCGACTCGCAGTACGAGGTAATGAAGGAATTGCATAGGTTTAAGTCGACACCACTAACGCTAACACCCTTCGAACCGCCGCCGGACGGTGGTCGCTCATCCACTTCGCTCTGCCAGGACCTGCCGCCGGGACCGTTTGGTGCGGGGACGTCGGCGTCGGcggcgacgacggcgacggcgacgacAACGACCAGCAGCCATTCGACGAAGCCGAAATCGCCCAAGAATCTCAACATCACGCCAATTAAGCGGCAGAGCCTGGGCACGAACATCAGCTCGATCATCCAGAACCTGAGCGGCAGCGACGTGGGGTTGCTGTATCCGGAGGGACGGACCCATGGCGCGTACCATAGCGGGGGCGGTGGTATCGGCTCGTCGGACGGTTCTTCCTCCAACGGAGAGGGCACGATCGCGGTGACGGTGACGGGCAGTCGCCGGACGGCACCGGTGGACGTGAACGACAGCATTAGCAGCAACGAGGACAATGAGGATCATCCGTCGAGCGAGGGTGAGCGGAGACGGGCGGCCAGTGATCGGCGGTTGTGA